A part of Aegilops tauschii subsp. strangulata cultivar AL8/78 chromosome 2, Aet v6.0, whole genome shotgun sequence genomic DNA contains:
- the LOC109735318 gene encoding uncharacterized protein has translation MRSSEAMELLGFAPYSRPSPSEVKAAYRRMVMESHPDRVPTHEKPQAESKFKQIVEAYSCLKDGRRFGNRMEVHVMRSGVPTGYGRSNKTLVKAPFLLIICAAVSFGSYSASRAYQRQKEVCSSQNPFLP, from the exons ATGAGGAGCAGCGAGGCCATGGAGCTCCTAGGCTTCGCTCCCTACTCCCGCCCGTCCCCTTCCGAG GTGAAGGCTGCGTATAGAAGAATGGTCATGGAGTCCCATCCCGATCGTGTCCCGACGCATGAGAAGCCTCAAGCGGAGTCAAAATTCAAGCAG ATAGTAGAAGCATATTCTTGTTTGAAGGATG GTCGAAGATTTGGGAACAGAATGGAAG TACATGTAATGAGGTCTGGCGTTCCAACGGGATACGGAAGATCAAACAAGACGTTGGTTAAAGCCCCCTTTCTGCTCATAATTTGTGCCGCAGTTTCTTTTGGTTCCTACAGCGCTTCGAG GGCATACCAGCGGCAAAAGGAAGTGTGTTCCTCTCAGAACCCTTTTCTTCCATAG